In Aedes albopictus strain Foshan chromosome 3, AalbF5, whole genome shotgun sequence, the following are encoded in one genomic region:
- the LOC109426891 gene encoding heterogeneous nuclear ribonucleoprotein A3 isoform X3, which produces MNLQLNRAMKVQLVALALMVTVNVVNCQQQSGNQVRLFQPAAKASGVAVDDRGPEPTNEGSRADAARTLRSSYNAGSSNERLFDFGLLGRPYYGNRGYYPSGGYYPQGGYYPQTGGGYYPQGGYYPQGGYYPQGGYYPQNNYPGYGTNTLGGGPYGGYGGYGGFGGVPY; this is translated from the exons GTTCAACTGGTGGCACTAGCGCTGATGGTGACCGTGAACGTGGTGAACTGCCAACAACAGAGCGGAAACCAGGTACGATTATTTCAGCCGGCTGCCAAGGCTTCCGGAGTGGCAGTGGACGACCGTGGTCCTGAACCGACGAACGAGGGATCTCGAGCCGATGCAGCGAGGACGCTGAGAAGCAGCTACAATGCCGGTTCGTCCAACGAGCGAT TATTTGACTTTGGACTGCTCGGACGTCCCTATTACGGTAATCGAGGCTACTATCCCAGTGGAGGCTACTACCCACAAGGTGGCTATTACCCGCAGACTGGCGGTGGATACTACCCACAAGGAGGATACTATCCGCAGGGTGGCTATTATCCCCAAGGTGGTTACTATCCG CAGAACAACTACCCGGGATACGGAACGAACACGCTCGGTGGAGGTCCCTACGGTGGGTACGGCGGGTACGGCGGATTCGGAG
- the LOC109426891 gene encoding prisilkin-39 isoform X1 — translation MNLQLNRAMKVQLVALALMVTVNVVNCQQQSGNQVRLFQPAAKASGVAVDDRGPEPTNEGSRADAARTLRSSYNAGSSNERLFDFGLLGRPYYGNRGYYPSGGYYPQGGYYPQTGGGYYPQGGYYPQGGYYPQGGYYPQNNYPGYGTNTLGGGPYGGYGGYGGFGGNGGLQSYLGYNGGNYFGSRNLGFGYYSGTNPAGISSSSLVSGYRGYN, via the exons GTTCAACTGGTGGCACTAGCGCTGATGGTGACCGTGAACGTGGTGAACTGCCAACAACAGAGCGGAAACCAGGTACGATTATTTCAGCCGGCTGCCAAGGCTTCCGGAGTGGCAGTGGACGACCGTGGTCCTGAACCGACGAACGAGGGATCTCGAGCCGATGCAGCGAGGACGCTGAGAAGCAGCTACAATGCCGGTTCGTCCAACGAGCGAT TATTTGACTTTGGACTGCTCGGACGTCCCTATTACGGTAATCGAGGCTACTATCCCAGTGGAGGCTACTACCCACAAGGTGGCTATTACCCGCAGACTGGCGGTGGATACTACCCACAAGGAGGATACTATCCGCAGGGTGGCTATTATCCCCAAGGTGGTTACTATCCG CAGAACAACTACCCGGGATACGGAACGAACACGCTCGGTGGAGGTCCCTACGGTGGGTACGGCGGGTACGGCGGATTCGGAGGTAACGGAGGGCTGCAGTCCTATCTGGGCTACAACGGTGGCAATTATTTCGGTAGCCGGAATCTAGGCTTTGGCTACTATTCCGGCACCAACCCAGCCGGGATATCGAGTTCGAGCCTAGTGTCCGGTTACCGAGGTTATAACTGA
- the LOC109426891 gene encoding heterogeneous nuclear ribonucleoprotein A3 homolog 2 isoform X2 has translation MNLQLNRAMKVQLVALALMVTVNVVNCQQQSGNQVRLFQPAAKASGVAVDDRGPEPTNEGSRADAARTLRSSYNAGSSNERLFDFGLLGRPYYGNRGYYPSGGYYPQGGYYPQTGGGYYPQGGYYPQGGYYPQGGYYPNNYPGYGTNTLGGGPYGGYGGYGGFGGNGGLQSYLGYNGGNYFGSRNLGFGYYSGTNPAGISSSSLVSGYRGYN, from the exons GTTCAACTGGTGGCACTAGCGCTGATGGTGACCGTGAACGTGGTGAACTGCCAACAACAGAGCGGAAACCAGGTACGATTATTTCAGCCGGCTGCCAAGGCTTCCGGAGTGGCAGTGGACGACCGTGGTCCTGAACCGACGAACGAGGGATCTCGAGCCGATGCAGCGAGGACGCTGAGAAGCAGCTACAATGCCGGTTCGTCCAACGAGCGAT TATTTGACTTTGGACTGCTCGGACGTCCCTATTACGGTAATCGAGGCTACTATCCCAGTGGAGGCTACTACCCACAAGGTGGCTATTACCCGCAGACTGGCGGTGGATACTACCCACAAGGAGGATACTATCCGCAGGGTGGCTATTATCCCCAAGGTGGTTACTATCCG AACAACTACCCGGGATACGGAACGAACACGCTCGGTGGAGGTCCCTACGGTGGGTACGGCGGGTACGGCGGATTCGGAGGTAACGGAGGGCTGCAGTCCTATCTGGGCTACAACGGTGGCAATTATTTCGGTAGCCGGAATCTAGGCTTTGGCTACTATTCCGGCACCAACCCAGCCGGGATATCGAGTTCGAGCCTAGTGTCCGGTTACCGAGGTTATAACTGA
- the LOC109426891 gene encoding heterogeneous nuclear ribonucleoprotein A3 isoform X4, which produces MNLQLNRAMKVQLVALALMVTVNVVNCQQQSGNQVRLFQPAAKASGVAVDDRGPEPTNEGSRADAARTLRSSYNAGSSNERLFDFGLLGRPYYGNRGYYPSGGYYPQGGYYPQTGGGYYPQGGYYPQGGYYPQGGYYPNNYPGYGTNTLGGGPYGGYGGYGGFGGVPY; this is translated from the exons GTTCAACTGGTGGCACTAGCGCTGATGGTGACCGTGAACGTGGTGAACTGCCAACAACAGAGCGGAAACCAGGTACGATTATTTCAGCCGGCTGCCAAGGCTTCCGGAGTGGCAGTGGACGACCGTGGTCCTGAACCGACGAACGAGGGATCTCGAGCCGATGCAGCGAGGACGCTGAGAAGCAGCTACAATGCCGGTTCGTCCAACGAGCGAT TATTTGACTTTGGACTGCTCGGACGTCCCTATTACGGTAATCGAGGCTACTATCCCAGTGGAGGCTACTACCCACAAGGTGGCTATTACCCGCAGACTGGCGGTGGATACTACCCACAAGGAGGATACTATCCGCAGGGTGGCTATTATCCCCAAGGTGGTTACTATCCG AACAACTACCCGGGATACGGAACGAACACGCTCGGTGGAGGTCCCTACGGTGGGTACGGCGGGTACGGCGGATTCGGAG